Below is a genomic region from Flexibacter flexilis DSM 6793.
ATAAATCTGTACGCATACAAGACGTTTCTCGAAGATAAAAAGGGTGACAAGCCTCCAACAAAAAGTTTTCCACACCTAATAATTTACTGATAATCAAAACAATTCTTTTAAAATTTCTGGCAACGTGCAGGCAAGATGCCACACCTACGGCGTTCAAAGCCTATCGCCTTCAATTTACTACCAAGATTCCAACCCTAACGGGTTAATGGCATTTATTGCCGCCAACACAAAGCCTTTAGGCTTCGTATCTTTGTAGCATAATTACACACACAAACGCGCCCCGCCACATCCGCATTTTGCATAAAAAAAAACAGGCCTCGGAGCGTTCCGAAGCCTGTGAGAAAAAACGATAAAGAATACGAGATTTATACCCTATTGCCTTTTTTTCAGCATTTTGAGTATGCTATAGTATGCGATAACCGACGTAAGCATAAAAACCAACGAAAAAGGGATAAACTTTACGTAATCATCATAAATGCCTATTCTCTTACTGATATAATTGCACGCAAATGAAGAAAATACAACAACTAACAGTAGTTTTATTCTTTCATTTATATTCATAATATTTGATTTAATGGTTATAGTGTCTGTACAAGGGGGGAAACCTTACTCATAATATTTACCTGCTTTTCAATTTTTTGTTTAGCCTATAATATATTATAAAAGACGTAAACATAAAAACGATTGAAAACGGAATGCTCTTTAGGTAATCATGAGAAATTCCCATTAATATACTTGCATAACTACCTAAAAACGAAGTAACAAGTACAAATATACCTAGTTTTGTGTTTTCATTCATAATAAATCTGGTTAAGGGTTAAATACATTAAGCTCACTATATTTACCTAAACCGATGCTTGTTTTCTTTTCAAACTATTCATTCCCAAACGCACAAAATACACGATTGGCAAAAATGGCAAAAAGAACGAAAAGAAAATCCAGAGAAAAGATTGCACTTTAGAGTTTGAATTTTTGAGCTCTACGGCAATTAAGGCCATGAGCGAAAATAAAAATAATCCCAGACCTGCCGAAATTACGGAATTACCGAGCGGCGAACTAATCATGAAATCCATAAAGTATGTTTAAGATTTAAAATGAGCACTTTAGCAAGCTATTTGCCCGCCGTTTTCTGTTGCAAAGTCCCCAAAACAAACAAAACTTGCAAGTATTTTTACATTTTATTTTAGGAAATCTGTACAATTAAAGTTCCATTCTAAAAATTTGCGGTATTTCTCTATATTTGCCGCCAAACAATCTATCAATACATCGGGTTCGTACCCATCAAAAAACATTATTTCAAAACAATGTATTCTACAGAAGAACAAATTCAACGCCGCACGGCTACGGACACATTCGAGTCGCCAGATTTTTATAACATTGACGACTTGCTCACCGAAGAACACAAACTTATTCGTGGCACGGTGCGCGAGTTCGTGAAAAAAGAAATTTCGCCAATCATCGAAGATTGTTGTCAAAAAGCATATTTCCCTTACGATTTGGTACGCAAATTCGGTGACGTGGGCGCGTTTGGCCCAACTATCCCGACCGAATACGGCGGCGGCGGTCTTGATTACATTTCTTACGGCCTTATCATGCAAGAAATTGAACGCGGCGATTCTGGTATGCGCTCGACGGTTTCCGTGCAAAGTTCGTTGGTGATGTATCCTATTTATGCTTTCGGCAACGAGGCGCAACGCAAAAAATATTTACCAAAATTGGCATCTGGCGAATGGCTGGGCAGTTTTGGCCTTACCGAACCCGACCACGGCTCAAATCCTGCGGGCATGGTAACCAACTTCAAAGACATGGGCGACCATTATTTGCTGAACGGGGCTAAAATGTGGATTTCTAACGCACCGCGTGCAGATGTGGCCGTAGTTTGGGCGAAAAACGAAGAAGGTCGTATTCATGGGCTTATCGTGGAACGCGGCATGGAAGGTTTCACCACGCCAGAAACACATAACAAATGGTCTTTGCGTGCAAGCTGCACAGGCGAGTTGGTATTTGATAACGTAAAAGTGCCAAAAGAAAACCTTTTGCCAAACAAATCGGGCTTGGGTGCGCCGCTTATGTGCTTGGATTCGGCACGTTATGGCATCGCGTGGGGAGCTATTGGCGCAGCAATGGACTGCTACGAGTCGGCTCGCAAATACGCGGCAGAACGTATCCAATTTGGCAAACCTATCGCTTCTTTCCAATTGGTACAGAAGAAGTTAGCTGAATTTTTAACCGAAATCACCAAAGCACAATTGTTGGCTTTGCGTCTGGGACAACTCAAAAACGAAGGCCGTGCCACAACTGCGCAAATCTCAACAGCCAAACGCAATAACGTGGACATGGCTTTGCACATCGCACGCGAAGCACGCCAAATTCATGGCGGCATGGGCATTACGGGCGAATACCCAATCATGCGCCACATGGCCAACCTCGAATCGGTGATTACTTACGAAGGAACACACGATATTCACTTGCTCATTTTGGGTAATGAAATTACAGGTATTCCAGCATTCAAATAAGAATTTACCATTACGAATACCAACAAAAACGCCTCTCAAGCAGTGATTTGAGAGGCGTTTTTGTGTTCATTAAAATTTAAAATTTTGATTACGCCAACTTCTTAGAAAATAATTGATGTATAAACTTCTACAAAGATTCTAATCCTAACGGATTTATTTAAAAATCAGGAACAAAAGCCATTAGGTGTGGCATCTTCCCCAAAAACAAAAGAAGTCCGCTAAAATCAATGCTTTAGCGGACTTCTTTGTGTATATTTTTCTACCAAGAACTATTCGGCAGGTTGGTTGCTTACTTTGCTGTGCTTGCGGCCATACGCAAAGTAAATCACGATACCCAACACCATCCAAATAATCAAACGTAACCAAGTATCACCAGGCAGCGTAGCCATTACGCCCAACGAAGACAAAATACCCAAGATTGGAAGCACTGGGAATAGTGGTGTTTTGAACGGACGGTTAATGTCTGGGCGTTTGTAGCGAAGTACCAAAATACCGCCGCATACAATCACGAAGGCAAGCAACGTACCGATAGATACCAACTCACCCAAAATATTGATGGGGAAAAGACCAGCCACCAAAGCCGCTACGCTACCCGAAATAATGGTTGTAACATAAGGCGTTTGGTATTTTGGATGCACTTTGCTGAAAGAGGCAGGCAACAAACCATCGCGAGACATAGCAAAGAAAATACGAGGCTGACCCATCAACATTACCAAAACTACAGAGCTAAGAC
It encodes:
- a CDS encoding acyl-CoA dehydrogenase family protein; the protein is MYSTEEQIQRRTATDTFESPDFYNIDDLLTEEHKLIRGTVREFVKKEISPIIEDCCQKAYFPYDLVRKFGDVGAFGPTIPTEYGGGGLDYISYGLIMQEIERGDSGMRSTVSVQSSLVMYPIYAFGNEAQRKKYLPKLASGEWLGSFGLTEPDHGSNPAGMVTNFKDMGDHYLLNGAKMWISNAPRADVAVVWAKNEEGRIHGLIVERGMEGFTTPETHNKWSLRASCTGELVFDNVKVPKENLLPNKSGLGAPLMCLDSARYGIAWGAIGAAMDCYESARKYAAERIQFGKPIASFQLVQKKLAEFLTEITKAQLLALRLGQLKNEGRATTAQISTAKRNNVDMALHIAREARQIHGGMGITGEYPIMRHMANLESVITYEGTHDIHLLILGNEITGIPAFK